A window from Corynebacterium urogenitale encodes these proteins:
- the rpsQ gene encoding 30S ribosomal protein S17: MSEATVTNKEKGARKVRSGYVVSDKMSKTIVVELEDRKQHALYGKIMRRNSRVKAHDENETAGVGDRVRIEETRPLSKDKHFRLVEVIEKAR; this comes from the coding sequence ATGAGCGAGGCAACTGTGACTAACAAGGAAAAGGGCGCCCGCAAGGTTCGCTCCGGATACGTTGTATCCGACAAGATGAGCAAGACCATCGTCGTCGAGCTCGAGGACCGCAAGCAGCACGCACTCTACGGCAAGATCATGCGTCGTAACTCCCGCGTGAAGGCTCACGATGAGAACGAGACCGCCGGTGTCGGCGATCGCGTCCGCATCGAGGAGACCCGTCCGCTGTCCAAGGACAAGCACTTCCGTCTCGTCGAGGTCATCGAGAAGGCTCGCTAA
- the rpmC gene encoding 50S ribosomal protein L29, which translates to MATGTPAHELRELNNEELTTRLREAKEELFNLRFQMATGQLSNNRRLGVVKRDIARIYTVLRERELGLSTNPGGDAA; encoded by the coding sequence ATGGCTACCGGAACCCCGGCCCACGAGCTCCGCGAGCTCAACAATGAAGAGCTGACCACTCGTCTCCGCGAGGCAAAGGAAGAACTGTTCAACCTTCGCTTCCAGATGGCTACCGGCCAGCTGTCCAACAACCGTCGTCTGGGTGTTGTCAAGCGCGACATCGCCCGCATCTACACCGTCCTGCGCGAGCGCGAGCTCGGCCTGTCCACCAACCCAGGTGGTGACGCAGCATGA
- the rplP gene encoding 50S ribosomal protein L16: MLIPKRVKYRRQHRPHRSGVSKGGNRVTFGDYGLQALEPTYVTNRQIESARIAINRHLKRGGKVWINIFPDRPLTQKPLGVRMGSGKGPVEKWVANVKPGRILFEVSYPTEEQALEALRRAGNKLPCKVRIVKKEDQF, from the coding sequence ATGCTTATCCCGAAGCGCGTTAAGTACCGTCGCCAGCACCGCCCACACCGCTCGGGCGTGTCCAAGGGTGGCAACCGCGTGACGTTCGGCGACTACGGCCTGCAGGCCCTGGAGCCAACCTACGTGACCAACCGCCAAATCGAGTCCGCTCGTATCGCGATCAACCGTCACCTCAAGCGTGGCGGTAAGGTCTGGATCAACATCTTCCCTGATCGTCCTCTGACCCAGAAGCCGCTTGGCGTTCGTATGGGTTCCGGTAAGGGCCCAGTGGAGAAGTGGGTTGCTAACGTCAAGCCAGGCCGCATCCTGTTCGAGGTGTCCTACCCGACCGAGGAGCAGGCTCTGGAGGCACTCCGCCGTGCCGGCAACAAGCTTCCATGCAAGGTTCGCATCGTTAAGAAGGAGGATCAGTTCTAA
- the rpsC gene encoding 30S ribosomal protein S3: MGQKIHPHGLRLGITSEWRSRWYADKQYADYLAEDIKIRDFLSKGLDRAGIADVVIERTHDRVRVDIHTARPGIVIGRRGSEADRIRGQLEKLTGKQVQLNILEVKNIDANAQLVAQSIAEQLTNRVAFRRAMRKAIQGAMRQPQVKGIKVVCSGRLGGAEMGRTERYHEGRVPLHTLRAEIDYGTYEAHTTFGRIGVKVWIYKGDVVAGRRESLMNARDERPSRGSRRERPRRGGARRQRAEQKQEG; the protein is encoded by the coding sequence GTGGGCCAGAAGATTCACCCGCACGGCCTCCGCTTGGGTATCACCTCCGAGTGGCGCTCACGCTGGTACGCCGACAAGCAGTACGCTGACTACCTCGCCGAGGACATCAAGATCCGCGACTTCCTGTCCAAGGGTCTTGACCGCGCCGGCATCGCCGACGTTGTCATCGAGCGCACCCACGACCGCGTCCGCGTGGACATTCACACCGCCCGCCCGGGCATCGTGATCGGTCGTCGTGGCTCCGAGGCTGATCGCATCCGCGGCCAGCTGGAGAAGCTCACCGGCAAGCAGGTTCAGCTGAACATTCTCGAAGTCAAGAACATCGATGCCAATGCACAGCTGGTGGCCCAGTCCATCGCTGAGCAGCTGACCAACCGTGTGGCATTCCGCCGTGCTATGCGCAAGGCGATCCAGGGTGCAATGCGTCAGCCACAGGTCAAGGGCATCAAGGTCGTTTGCTCAGGCCGTCTCGGCGGTGCAGAGATGGGCCGCACCGAGCGCTACCACGAGGGTCGCGTTCCGCTGCACACCCTCCGCGCCGAGATCGACTACGGCACCTACGAGGCTCACACCACCTTCGGCCGCATTGGCGTGAAGGTGTGGATCTACAAGGGTGACGTTGTCGCTGGCCGTCGCGAGTCCCTGATGAACGCCCGCGATGAGCGTCCATCCCGCGGTTCTCGCCGTGAGCGTCCACGTCGCGGTGGTGCACGTCGCCAGCGCGCAGAGCAGAAGCAGGAGGGCTAA
- the rplV gene encoding 50S ribosomal protein L22: MSETVNTARATARFVRVTPMKARRVIDTIRGKSVEDALAILKYAPQAASEPVAKVVASAAANAENNFGLDPRTLVVSEAFADEGPTMRRFRPRAQGRAFHVRKRTSHITVVVESQKGSAQ; encoded by the coding sequence ATGAGTGAGACCGTGAACACCGCACGCGCTACCGCGCGTTTCGTGCGCGTCACTCCAATGAAGGCACGTCGCGTGATCGACACGATCCGTGGCAAGTCTGTGGAGGACGCCCTGGCAATCCTGAAGTACGCCCCACAGGCTGCTTCTGAGCCAGTCGCCAAGGTTGTTGCATCCGCAGCAGCAAACGCCGAGAACAACTTCGGTCTGGATCCACGCACCCTGGTTGTCTCCGAGGCATTCGCTGACGAGGGCCCAACCATGCGTCGTTTCCGTCCGCGCGCTCAGGGTCGTGCTTTCCACGTCCGTAAGCGCACCAGCCACATCACCGTGGTCGTCGAGAGCCAGAAGGGAAGTGCTCAGTAG
- the rpsS gene encoding 30S ribosomal protein S19: MPRSLRKGPFVDEHLLAKVDAQNEKGTKQVIKTWSRRSTILPDFIGHTFAVHDGRKHVPVFIDDSMVGHKLGEFAPTKTFKGHVKDDKKGRR; encoded by the coding sequence ATGCCACGCAGCCTCAGGAAGGGCCCATTCGTCGACGAACACCTCCTCGCGAAGGTGGACGCTCAGAACGAAAAGGGCACCAAGCAGGTCATCAAGACCTGGTCCCGCCGTTCCACCATCCTGCCCGATTTCATTGGTCACACCTTCGCCGTCCACGACGGTCGCAAGCACGTGCCAGTGTTCATCGATGACTCGATGGTTGGCCACAAGCTGGGCGAATTCGCCCCGACTAAGACCTTTAAGGGTCACGTCAAGGACGACAAGAAGGGTCGTCGATAG
- the rplB gene encoding 50S ribosomal protein L2 — MAIRKYKPTTPGRRQSSVSQFEEITRSTPEKSLLRPLTKTGGRNVHGHITTRHKGGGHKRRYRVIDFRRNDKDGVLAKVAHIEYDPNRTANIALLHYFDGEKRYIIAPRNLKQGAILESGANADIKVGNNLPLRNIPTGTTIHAVELKPGGGAKLARSAGSSIQLLGKEGKYAILRMPSSEIRRVDIRCRATVGEVGNADQINIRWGKAGRMRWKGVRPTVRGVVMNPVDHPHGGGEGKTSGGRHPVSPWGQPEGRTRKPNRPSDKLIVRRRRSNKNKKR; from the coding sequence ATGGCTATTCGCAAGTACAAGCCGACTACGCCGGGTCGCCGCCAGAGCTCCGTCTCCCAGTTCGAGGAAATCACTCGTTCCACCCCGGAGAAGAGCCTGCTGCGCCCGCTGACGAAGACCGGCGGCCGTAACGTTCACGGCCACATCACCACCCGCCACAAGGGCGGCGGACACAAGCGCCGTTACCGCGTCATCGACTTCCGTCGTAACGACAAGGACGGCGTGCTGGCAAAGGTTGCTCACATCGAGTACGACCCGAACCGCACCGCTAACATCGCACTGCTGCACTACTTCGATGGCGAGAAACGTTACATCATCGCTCCACGCAACCTGAAGCAGGGCGCAATCCTGGAATCCGGCGCGAACGCAGACATCAAGGTTGGCAACAACCTGCCACTGCGTAACATCCCAACCGGTACCACCATCCACGCAGTGGAGCTGAAGCCAGGCGGCGGCGCTAAGCTGGCCCGTTCCGCAGGCTCCTCCATCCAGCTGCTGGGTAAGGAAGGCAAGTACGCAATCCTGCGTATGCCGTCCTCCGAAATCCGCCGCGTGGACATCCGCTGCCGTGCAACGGTGGGTGAGGTCGGCAACGCCGACCAGATCAATATCCGCTGGGGCAAGGCCGGCCGTATGCGCTGGAAGGGCGTACGCCCAACCGTCCGTGGTGTTGTGATGAACCCAGTTGATCACCCACACGGTGGTGGTGAAGGTAAGACTTCCGGTGGTCGCCACCCAGTGTCCCCATGGGGACAGCCTGAGGGCCGCACCCGTAAGCCAAACCGTCCAAGCGACAAGCTGATCGTCCGTCGCCGTCGCAGCAACAAGAACAAGAAGCGCTAA
- the rplW gene encoding 50S ribosomal protein L23: MSTIADPRDIIIAPVVSEKSYGLMEQNVYTFLVNPNSNKTQIKIAVEQIFGVKVASVNTANREGKRKRTRTGYGRRKATKRAMVTLVAGSDPIDIFGAQA; encoded by the coding sequence ATGAGCACTATTGCCGATCCTCGCGATATCATCATCGCTCCGGTCGTGTCTGAGAAGTCTTACGGCCTGATGGAGCAGAACGTCTACACGTTCCTGGTGAATCCAAATTCCAACAAGACCCAAATCAAGATTGCCGTCGAGCAGATCTTCGGTGTGAAGGTCGCCTCCGTGAACACCGCTAACCGCGAGGGTAAGCGCAAGCGCACCCGTACCGGTTACGGCCGTCGCAAGGCAACCAAGCGCGCCATGGTGACCCTGGTCGCCGGCAGCGATCCGATCGACATCTTCGGTGCACAGGCTTAA
- the rplD gene encoding 50S ribosomal protein L4, translating into MSNLKLDVHTADGKTNGTVELPASIFDAEASIALMHQVVTAQLAAKRQGTHATKTRGDVRGGGRKPFRQKGTGRARQGSIRAPHFTGGGTVHGPQPRDYSQRTPKKMKAAALRGALTDRARHSRIHVVEELVAGQVPSTKSARAFLERLTDRKSVLVVLTREDVTSFKSVRNLPNVHILVNDQLNTYDVLNADDVVFSVEALNAFITAADPAQKTKEEAK; encoded by the coding sequence ATGAGCAATCTGAAGCTTGATGTCCACACCGCTGACGGTAAGACCAACGGCACCGTAGAGCTGCCTGCCTCCATCTTCGATGCAGAGGCATCCATCGCTCTCATGCACCAGGTTGTCACCGCTCAGCTTGCAGCTAAGCGCCAGGGCACTCACGCCACCAAGACCCGCGGCGATGTTCGCGGTGGTGGCCGTAAGCCATTCCGCCAGAAGGGCACCGGTCGTGCTCGCCAGGGTTCCATCCGCGCACCACACTTCACCGGTGGTGGCACGGTTCACGGCCCACAGCCACGCGACTACTCCCAGCGCACTCCTAAGAAGATGAAGGCTGCCGCTCTGCGTGGCGCCCTCACCGACCGCGCACGCCACTCCCGCATCCACGTTGTGGAGGAGCTGGTTGCAGGACAGGTTCCATCTACCAAGTCCGCACGCGCATTCCTAGAGCGCCTGACCGACCGCAAGTCCGTTCTGGTTGTTCTGACCCGCGAGGACGTCACGTCCTTCAAGTCCGTGCGCAACCTGCCAAACGTCCACATCCTGGTCAACGACCAGCTGAACACCTACGACGTTCTGAATGCAGACGACGTTGTGTTCTCCGTGGAGGCACTAAACGCTTTCATCACCGCTGCTGATCCAGCTCAGAAGACCAAGGAGGAGGCTAAGTAA